The following DNA comes from Hahella chejuensis KCTC 2396.
GACGTCCTGGTTCGTTTCCGCCTTGCTTGCGAAACCACTGACGAAGTCTCTTAACGGACCAGCCTCACAGGTCGCAGCGAGCTGTTGATAAAGCGCGACCGATTCCTCTTGGTCGGACACTTTCTCCGAATGTATAAGCGGCATGTAGAAAAAGATCCGGTGAACCGGCTCCAGCCTGACATCCAGCGCCTTATCAAGCCCTTCCCGCGCCGTTTTTCTGGCCTCCCTGTCCTGCTCAAACGCCATGGCGCCGCCACGGAAAATATAACGAGGAAAAACATCCTGCAGAAGGATCAGGGCCAGTACGCCATCGGAACTGTCACGCCAGTGCTGCAACCCCTGCTCCGAAGCCAGGACAACCGTCGTTAAGAAGCGCCGGCGAATTTCACGGTCATAGCTCCTGGCGTCTGCAAACCAACGTCGGAGAATTTCCTGAGACGGCAGCCCATTCTCATCCAGCTCACCAAACCAGTAACGTAAGATTTCGC
Coding sequences within:
- a CDS encoding DUF924 family protein, giving the protein MWSDSEILRYWFGELDENGLPSQEILRRWFADARSYDREIRRRFLTTVVLASEQGLQHWRDSSDGVLALILLQDVFPRYIFRGGAMAFEQDREARKTAREGLDKALDVRLEPVHRIFFYMPLIHSEKVSDQEESVALYQQLAATCEAGPLRDFVSGFASKAETNQDVIRQFGRFPHRNKILKRASRPEEVEFLASCPAVYD